In Campylobacter vicugnae, a genomic segment contains:
- a CDS encoding tyrosine-type recombinase/integrase, translating into MTLNEVFDNYLIYYEFLLRPSTLKSDIATYNKHIKQGLGLNCINEIVFLDIQSFCNNLIRSGYKIKTVKNILTKLKVVFKFAIKLELITKNPCDFVELPRFDNKIYFNYSVKMQKNIIKAIINNDSPTSDIFYFLLHGRRKNEVLSLKWSDINFKNKTYSIPFQINKAKRTMIYLMSDGLYHRLYKRYVSLVKSGSYSLDNYVFVNPATNNKYVDLRKSWHRLLKTNNLPKLRLHDIRHLIATYSINHLGSSVELVSYCLGHTNIATTQRYITKDMKMSLSVIENMLKSVK; encoded by the coding sequence ATGACTTTAAATGAAGTTTTTGATAATTATTTGATATACTATGAATTTTTACTTCGCCCATCAACTTTAAAAAGTGATATAGCTACATATAATAAGCATATTAAACAAGGTTTGGGTCTTAATTGTATTAATGAGATTGTCTTTTTAGATATTCAGAGTTTTTGTAATAACTTGATAAGATCTGGATATAAAATAAAAACAGTTAAAAATATACTAACCAAATTAAAGGTAGTTTTTAAATTTGCTATTAAGCTCGAGCTGATAACTAAAAATCCTTGTGATTTTGTAGAATTACCTAGATTTGATAATAAAATTTACTTTAACTACTCTGTAAAAATGCAAAAGAATATCATAAAGGCTATCATTAATAATGATTCTCCAACTAGTGATATATTTTATTTTTTATTGCACGGTAGGAGAAAAAACGAAGTATTATCTTTGAAGTGGTCTGATATAAATTTTAAAAATAAAACATATTCTATACCATTTCAAATAAATAAAGCTAAAAGAACTATGATATATTTGATGAGCGATGGTTTATATCATAGACTTTATAAAAGATATGTATCGCTTGTAAAATCTGGTTCATATTCTCTAGATAATTATGTTTTTGTCAATCCAGCTACTAATAACAAATATGTTGATTTGCGTAAATCTTGGCATAGATTGTTAAAAACCAATAATCTACCTAAGCTTAGATTACACGATATAAGGCACTTGATAGCAACTTATTCTATAAATCATTTAGGATCATCTGTTGAATTAGTTAGTTACTGTTTAGGGCATACTAATATTGCCACTACTCAAAGGTATATAACTAAAGATATGAAAATGTCGCTAAGTGTTATTGAAAATATGTTAAAATCAGTAAAGTAA
- a CDS encoding replication endonuclease, which produces MTAAANADYERSARNERGANKAAACQVNKKVLPLSFGISEADLELANAKLQSQRLWLKSQIYKVDDESGEVKTLLDCSYSANFSSRYYAELNNRVNTINDFSFNQGLQSSFLTITLNGCFRDALMGDFSRFKAKDRDLLSEEFKYKMKNCLNDINIKDLINLLNYQWNLFIVRIHRKYKNLTKYYIRSFEPHKKDGVPHIHALISYPQYAHEYILKAFKDIFYAPQNLRQNYLTKEQIAKGEINGFQWTLSNPTGYILKYINKTFINFNERDNLDYNTAWYVKYKVRRFISSKHQIPLWIYRKINFFYKDFYNLCSIKSMSEWHCEWNFDKSYFLLKNVDSGETISCVDGVIKHSIGDNIIHYYHKEKAKNVDRIYRVYEKPTIKNRSSKIWFESKPIVTNMKDYTLLSYYRSLDTNTCNLQHFAYVENELVKRKMGIFCGKNRLNDLNAVFENLAVDSDGVIYYDFK; this is translated from the coding sequence ATGACTGCCGCCGCTAACGCCGACTATGAGCGCAGCGCGAGGAACGAGCGCGGCGCGAATAAAGCGGCGGCTTGTCAAGTTAATAAAAAAGTCTTACCTTTAAGCTTTGGAATCAGTGAAGCTGATTTGGAGCTGGCGAATGCCAAGCTACAAAGCCAAAGATTATGGCTCAAATCTCAAATTTATAAAGTAGATGATGAGAGTGGCGAAGTCAAAACCTTGCTTGATTGTTCGTATTCTGCCAATTTTTCTAGTAGATATTATGCTGAGTTAAATAATCGTGTTAATACAATTAATGATTTCTCATTTAACCAAGGTTTGCAGTCTAGTTTTTTGACAATTACGCTTAATGGTTGCTTTAGAGATGCCCTTATGGGTGATTTTAGTAGGTTTAAGGCTAAGGATAGGGATTTATTAAGTGAAGAGTTTAAATATAAGATGAAAAATTGTCTTAATGATATAAATATTAAAGATTTGATAAATTTGCTTAATTACCAGTGGAATTTATTTATAGTTCGCATACACCGCAAATATAAGAATTTGACTAAGTATTATATCCGCTCTTTTGAGCCACATAAAAAAGATGGCGTTCCGCATATCCACGCTTTAATTAGTTATCCGCAATATGCGCATGAATACATACTCAAGGCTTTTAAAGATATATTCTATGCTCCGCAAAATTTAAGGCAAAATTATTTAACAAAAGAGCAGATAGCCAAGGGCGAAATTAACGGCTTTCAATGGACTTTAAGCAATCCTACTGGCTATATTCTAAAATATATCAATAAAACTTTTATAAATTTTAATGAGCGTGACAATCTAGACTATAATACCGCTTGGTATGTTAAATATAAGGTTCGTCGTTTTATCAGCTCTAAGCACCAAATTCCGCTATGGATATATAGAAAAATCAACTTTTTTTACAAGGATTTTTATAATTTATGCAGTATAAAATCAATGTCTGAATGGCACTGCGAGTGGAATTTTGATAAATCTTATTTTTTGCTTAAGAATGTTGATAGTGGAGAAACAATCTCTTGCGTAGATGGTGTAATAAAGCATTCTATAGGTGATAATATCATACATTATTACCATAAGGAAAAAGCCAAAAATGTAGATAGAATTTATAGGGTTTATGAAAAGCCTACGATAAAAAATAGATCAAGTAAAATTTGGTTTGAGAGTAAGCCTATAGTTACAAATATGAAAGATTATACCTTGTTAAGTTATTATCGCAGCCTTGATACCAATACTTGTAATTTGCAACATTTTGCATATGTAGAAAACGAACTTGTAAAAAGAAAAATGGGTATATTCTGCGGTAAAAATAGATTAAATGATTTAAATGCTGTGTTTGAAAATTTAGCTGTTGATTCTGATGGAGTGATTTACTATGACTTTAAATGA
- a CDS encoding type II secretion system protein GspD — protein MILKTLRLLVVLVVFCQLSQAAIIKNSLLDFANIASTNSKIEILISGDIKAKDFYFFSPYLNSEIDLPVFKKIIEVSGFRLLKFDDFYYVDRVDENLTASDNQELSNLFYIKLKNNSFDEVNSIINMYDRNATYISQDNAVAFKATDKEYSEILSAVSMLDEKDFEQVNFKITILETNLDDLRSRGTEINSLLQGVDSVDFRYFFNLLTVPYTANTNVSNQSSKFYGVLKFLDSNSITNIKSSPFLVAKNNTSVYFSNVRNIPFRTSIRQVQDSQSSTQENFEYKDVGLKLTLKPRIIGEFVYTDIHFVYENLINTDNLTPTTTKKELKSNYKLKKGDILVLSGINEQIENTNRTGIPILKDIWLLKYLFSTQKVEVSNSIISISIEVF, from the coding sequence ATGATTTTAAAAACCCTTCGTTTATTAGTGGTTCTAGTAGTTTTTTGCCAACTCTCTCAGGCCGCAATAATTAAGAATAGTTTGCTTGATTTTGCCAATATAGCTTCTACAAATTCAAAGATAGAAATTTTGATTAGTGGTGATATAAAAGCCAAGGACTTTTATTTTTTCTCGCCTTATTTAAATTCTGAAATTGATTTGCCAGTTTTTAAAAAGATTATAGAAGTATCAGGCTTTAGGCTTTTAAAATTTGATGATTTTTATTATGTTGATAGGGTAGATGAGAATCTAACTGCTAGCGACAATCAAGAGCTTTCAAATTTATTTTATATCAAGCTTAAGAATAATAGCTTTGATGAAGTAAATAGCATAATCAATATGTATGATAGAAATGCCACTTATATTAGCCAAGATAATGCCGTTGCTTTTAAGGCTACTGATAAGGAGTATAGCGAGATATTATCAGCAGTGTCTATGCTAGATGAAAAGGACTTTGAGCAAGTAAATTTTAAGATTACCATTTTAGAAACAAATTTAGATGATCTGCGTTCTAGAGGTACTGAGATAAATTCTTTATTGCAAGGTGTAGATAGTGTAGATTTTAGATATTTTTTTAATTTACTTACCGTTCCTTATACTGCTAATACTAATGTTAGTAATCAAAGCTCTAAATTTTATGGTGTTTTAAAATTTTTAGATTCTAATTCAATTACTAATATAAAATCTAGCCCATTTTTGGTAGCTAAAAACAATACTTCTGTATATTTTTCTAATGTAAGAAATATCCCTTTTCGCACTTCGATTAGGCAAGTTCAAGACTCGCAAAGCTCTACTCAAGAGAATTTTGAATATAAAGATGTCGGTTTAAAGCTTACCTTAAAGCCTAGAATTATTGGTGAATTTGTATATACAGATATACATTTTGTATATGAGAATTTGATTAATACTGATAATTTAACGCCTACTACGACTAAAAAGGAGTTAAAGTCTAATTATAAGCTAAAAAAGGGAGATATTTTAGTTCTTAGCGGAATTAACGAGCAGATAGAAAATACAAATAGAACCGGTATCCCAATTTTAAAAGATATATGGCTCTTAAAGTATCTATTTTCTACCCAAAAAGTTGAAGTTAGCAACTCTATTATCTCTATATCTATTGAAGTGTTTTAA
- a CDS encoding zonular occludens toxin domain-containing protein — translation MAIHYIVGNPGSGKSYYGVYILYDKFIRTKKTNFFSRFTKQKEQKQYDFGYTNINEFNFDSSDKIRKLELEPLKEKLSLLYNMYKLNSPDSELIETAKSFDLFNVIFVIDEIHNFFVSKDEILIWWLTYHRHLHHELYLITQDLSLVDNEYKRIAEFFYRAVDSSKRFFSKKFRYFQYTSYRLYEKDLVRRFHIDFIQEVFNLYHSGDDNIRSSYLRKFLYISFFLLIFSFFLFYMLKSLVTTSDDTSKPSQKFTDSNRTKVSANIRQNLPSDKIDDTLGFYYKYTCVGFDCKFDNSDDLFDLRLLSYLLSKTEILYKIDSNKSKNSVETNIIIKDDVFKVLNITFNTNKNSKGLTDDFKNPSFISGSSSFLPTLSGRNN, via the coding sequence ATGGCAATTCATTATATAGTTGGCAATCCAGGTAGCGGTAAAAGCTATTATGGCGTTTATATACTATATGATAAATTTATACGCACTAAAAAGACAAATTTTTTCTCTCGCTTTACCAAGCAAAAAGAGCAAAAGCAGTATGATTTTGGATATACCAATATTAATGAGTTTAATTTTGATTCTAGTGATAAGATACGCAAATTAGAGCTTGAGCCTTTAAAAGAGAAGCTAAGTCTTTTATATAATATGTATAAGCTTAATTCTCCAGATTCTGAGCTGATAGAGACTGCGAAATCTTTTGATTTATTTAATGTTATATTTGTTATAGATGAAATTCATAATTTTTTTGTTAGTAAAGATGAGATATTGATATGGTGGCTTACATACCATAGACACTTACACCATGAGCTATATTTAATTACCCAAGATTTATCTTTAGTTGATAATGAATATAAAAGAATCGCAGAATTTTTCTATAGGGCTGTCGATAGCTCAAAAAGATTTTTTAGCAAGAAATTTAGATATTTCCAATATACCAGTTATAGATTATATGAAAAAGATTTAGTCCGTAGATTCCACATTGATTTTATTCAAGAAGTTTTTAATTTATATCATAGCGGTGATGATAATATACGAAGTAGTTATTTGAGAAAATTTCTTTATATTTCGTTCTTTTTACTTATTTTTTCATTTTTTCTATTCTACATGCTTAAATCTTTAGTTACTACATCAGATGATACGAGCAAACCAAGTCAAAAATTTACTGATAGCAATAGAACCAAAGTAAGCGCTAATATTAGACAAAATTTACCTAGCGATAAAATAGATGATACATTAGGTTTTTATTATAAATATACTTGTGTTGGATTTGATTGCAAATTTGATAATAGTGATGACTTGTTTGATTTAAGGCTCTTAAGCTACCTTTTAAGTAAAACTGAAATTTTGTATAAGATTGATTCTAATAAATCTAAAAATAGCGTTGAAACCAACATTATCATTAAAGATGATGTTTTTAAAGTATTAAATATTACATTTAATACAAATAAAAATTCTAAAGGATTAACCGATGATTTTAAAAACCCTTCGTTTATTAGTGGTTCTAGTAGTTTTTTGCCAACTCTCTCAGGCCGCAATAATTAA